A genome region from Proteus vulgaris includes the following:
- the thiP gene encoding thiamine/thiamine pyrophosphate ABC transporter permease ThiP, with product MGRWLIPGLCASGLLLIVALLSFGALWFNAPSGELSSIFADEYLWHVIRFTFWQAFLSALFSILPAIWLAKALYRRQFKGRTLFLRLCAMSLVLPVLVALFGILTVYGRVGWIAQICEWLGIDYQFTPYGLQGILLAHIFFNMPLATRMLLQALENISSEQRQLASQLGMNGWQRFRFLEFPYLWRQMLPTASLIFMLCFASFATVLALGGGPAATTVELAIYQALSYDYDLHRAALLALIQLFCCLGLVLISQKLKGTLFVGNSQKLHWRDPYDPLFSKITDGLIITLAILFLVPPILAVITDGLNSQFIRVIQQPVLWQAFTTSLIIAIGAGIVCVVLTMMLLWSSRELRLRHFKKAGQAMEMSGLIILAMPGIVLATGFFLLFNNTIGLPESPYVLVILTNALIAIPYALKVLENPMNDIASRYGLLCQSLNLQGINRLRWIELRALKKPISQALAFACVISIGDFGIVALFGNETFRTLPFYLYQQIGAYHTQDGAVTAMILLLLCFSLFSLIERLAGKSHD from the coding sequence ATGGGAAGATGGCTTATCCCGGGGCTATGTGCTTCGGGTTTACTGCTTATTGTGGCGTTATTGTCATTTGGCGCATTGTGGTTTAATGCACCAAGTGGCGAACTGTCCTCAATTTTCGCTGATGAATATTTATGGCATGTCATCCGTTTTACTTTTTGGCAAGCTTTTTTATCTGCACTGTTTTCGATATTACCTGCTATTTGGCTCGCCAAAGCCCTCTATCGACGCCAATTTAAAGGGCGAACACTGTTTTTACGCCTATGTGCCATGAGCCTTGTATTACCCGTCCTAGTTGCACTTTTTGGTATTTTAACAGTTTATGGCAGAGTAGGATGGATTGCTCAAATTTGTGAATGGCTAGGAATCGACTACCAATTTACCCCCTATGGTTTGCAAGGCATTTTATTAGCTCACATATTTTTCAATATGCCATTAGCAACCCGAATGCTATTGCAAGCTCTTGAGAACATTTCATCAGAACAACGCCAATTAGCCTCACAACTTGGCATGAATGGCTGGCAACGTTTTCGTTTTCTTGAATTTCCCTATTTGTGGCGTCAAATGCTCCCCACGGCATCACTGATTTTTATGCTCTGCTTTGCAAGCTTTGCTACTGTATTGGCATTGGGTGGAGGACCTGCGGCAACGACTGTCGAACTCGCGATTTATCAAGCATTAAGTTATGACTACGATTTACATCGCGCTGCACTTTTAGCCTTGATCCAGCTCTTTTGTTGTTTAGGTTTAGTGCTTATTAGCCAAAAGTTAAAAGGCACCCTTTTTGTGGGAAACAGTCAAAAACTGCATTGGCGTGATCCCTATGATCCTCTCTTTAGCAAAATAACCGATGGTCTAATTATCACTCTTGCGATCCTCTTTTTAGTACCGCCAATTCTAGCGGTAATAACGGATGGTCTTAACAGTCAATTTATACGAGTCATACAGCAACCTGTACTTTGGCAGGCGTTTACTACCTCACTGATTATTGCTATTGGTGCGGGTATTGTTTGTGTTGTGTTAACGATGATGTTGCTATGGAGTAGCCGAGAGCTTCGCTTACGGCACTTTAAAAAAGCAGGGCAAGCCATGGAAATGAGTGGATTGATTATTTTGGCGATGCCGGGGATTGTGTTGGCAACAGGCTTTTTCCTTCTATTCAATAATACGATTGGATTACCCGAATCACCGTATGTTTTAGTCATTTTAACCAATGCATTAATTGCTATTCCCTATGCCTTAAAAGTGCTTGAAAACCCGATGAATGATATCGCTTCACGTTATGGGCTTTTGTGTCAGTCACTCAATTTACAAGGAATAAACCGACTTCGTTGGATAGAACTGCGTGCATTAAAAAAACCGATTTCACAAGCACTTGCCTTTGCTTGTGTCATTTCTATTGGTGATTTTGGTATTGTTGCCCTATTTGGTAATGAAACATTTAGAACATTGCCTTTCTATCTTTATCAGCAAATTGGCGCTTATCACACTCAAGATGGGGCTGTCACAGCCATGATCTTATTGCTACTTTGCTTCTCTCTTTTTAGCCTAATAGAACGATTAGCTGGAAAATCTCATGATTAA
- a CDS encoding DNA polymerase II, which translates to MIGHTEQGFILTRHWSDTPKGIVVSYWLATDNGPRKVTVPVQRAIGFVARQHETVLRSLVNKNSDIEIRPLDLKDFERQPVFGVYCKQYRQLVQLEQQLKEHHIRLYEADIRPHERYMMERFITAPVWFRYQQNNIVTLKPAPDYRPALRTVSLDIETSEFGELYSIGLAGCGDNVVFMLIDELPTECESRQPQGYRLCYVSSRSRLIEKLNEWIQYYDPDAIIGWNLIQFDLRILYTHAQRYGVNLLLGRQNSPLEWREHGFKKGHFFASAQGRLIIDGIDALKMATWNFPSFSLESVAQTLLGEGKAIDTPYARMDEINRRFKEDKPALAYYNWQDCVLVNRIFDATSLMAFLLERACVTGLSVDRSGGSVAAFTHLYLPSMHRIGYVAPNQGEKPEEHSPGGFVMDPTPGLYDSVVVLDYKSLYPSIIRTFLIDPVGMIEGMHQPDDKFSIAGFRQARFSRELHCLPAIVSQIWHERDNAKLHKNAPLSQALKIIMNAFYGVLGSVGCRFFDPRLASSITLRGHEIMKKTKELIEAKGYQVIYGDTDSTFVWLKSPHTEQEAQQIGYQLVQDVNQWWKTHLFENDQLDCKLELEYETHYRRFLMPTIRGMETGSKKRYAGLSNDKMVFKGLETVRTDWTPLAQKFQQELYTRIFHQQPYQQFIRDYVADTLAGKYDDRLVYRKRLRRKLSEYQHHVPPHVKAARKADEYNLSQNRPQQYQQGGWISYIITLLGPEPLEHITTAPDYEHYINKQLMPIADAILPFIQDDFSTLLNGQMTLSF; encoded by the coding sequence ATGATTGGTCATACGGAACAAGGCTTTATTCTTACTCGCCACTGGAGCGACACACCAAAAGGTATTGTCGTCTCTTATTGGCTGGCTACGGATAATGGTCCACGTAAAGTGACTGTGCCTGTGCAACGCGCTATTGGTTTTGTTGCCCGACAACATGAAACGGTTTTACGCTCACTCGTTAATAAAAATTCTGATATTGAAATTCGCCCTCTCGATTTAAAAGATTTCGAAAGACAGCCTGTTTTTGGTGTTTATTGCAAACAATACCGTCAACTTGTTCAGCTTGAGCAACAACTTAAAGAGCACCATATCCGTCTTTATGAGGCGGATATCCGCCCGCATGAACGTTATATGATGGAACGCTTTATCACCGCACCTGTCTGGTTTCGTTATCAACAAAATAATATTGTTACATTAAAACCCGCTCCTGATTATCGCCCTGCGCTTCGCACCGTTTCTTTAGATATTGAAACCAGTGAATTTGGTGAGCTTTACTCTATTGGGCTTGCTGGCTGTGGTGATAATGTGGTGTTTATGCTTATTGATGAGTTGCCCACAGAGTGTGAAAGCCGACAACCTCAAGGCTATCGCTTATGTTATGTCAGTAGCCGATCGCGTTTAATTGAAAAACTGAATGAGTGGATACAATATTACGATCCTGATGCGATTATCGGTTGGAATTTAATTCAATTCGACCTGCGTATTTTGTACACACATGCACAAAGGTATGGTGTCAATTTATTATTAGGTCGTCAGAATAGCCCGTTAGAGTGGCGAGAGCATGGGTTTAAAAAAGGGCATTTTTTTGCTTCAGCTCAAGGGCGTTTAATTATCGATGGAATTGATGCTTTGAAAATGGCGACATGGAATTTTCCCTCTTTTAGCCTCGAATCCGTTGCGCAAACACTGCTAGGTGAGGGTAAAGCTATCGATACACCTTACGCCAGAATGGATGAAATTAACCGTCGCTTTAAAGAAGATAAACCCGCGCTAGCTTATTATAATTGGCAAGATTGCGTCTTAGTAAACCGTATCTTTGATGCGACGTCCCTTATGGCTTTCTTATTAGAGAGAGCTTGTGTTACAGGGCTTTCCGTTGATAGAAGTGGTGGATCTGTGGCTGCGTTTACGCATCTCTACCTTCCTTCAATGCATCGCATTGGATATGTTGCGCCTAACCAAGGTGAAAAACCTGAAGAACATAGCCCCGGAGGTTTTGTTATGGATCCCACCCCCGGCTTATATGATTCTGTTGTTGTGCTTGATTATAAAAGCCTTTACCCCTCGATTATTCGTACTTTTTTAATCGATCCCGTAGGTATGATTGAAGGAATGCACCAACCTGATGACAAATTTTCTATTGCGGGATTTCGCCAAGCTCGATTTTCACGAGAATTGCACTGTTTACCCGCGATTGTATCGCAAATTTGGCACGAAAGAGATAATGCAAAATTACATAAAAATGCCCCGCTCTCTCAAGCGCTTAAAATTATTATGAATGCTTTTTATGGTGTTTTAGGCTCTGTGGGTTGTCGTTTTTTTGATCCTCGTTTAGCGTCTTCTATTACGCTACGCGGTCATGAAATTATGAAAAAAACGAAAGAATTGATTGAAGCCAAAGGCTATCAAGTGATTTATGGTGATACAGATTCAACCTTTGTTTGGCTGAAATCACCTCACACAGAACAAGAAGCACAACAGATAGGGTATCAATTAGTACAAGACGTTAATCAATGGTGGAAAACACATCTGTTTGAAAATGACCAGCTAGATTGCAAATTAGAACTAGAATACGAAACTCATTATCGTCGTTTTTTAATGCCCACGATCCGAGGTATGGAAACGGGTAGCAAGAAACGCTACGCCGGACTCAGCAATGATAAAATGGTATTTAAAGGGTTAGAAACCGTCAGAACAGATTGGACGCCTCTCGCTCAAAAATTTCAACAAGAGCTTTATACCCGCATTTTTCATCAGCAGCCTTATCAGCAGTTTATTCGTGATTATGTCGCAGATACGCTAGCAGGAAAATATGATGATAGATTAGTGTATCGTAAACGGTTACGCCGAAAATTATCAGAATATCAGCACCACGTCCCCCCTCATGTCAAAGCAGCTCGTAAGGCAGATGAATATAATTTATCCCAAAATAGACCCCAACAATATCAGCAAGGCGGTTGGATTAGTTATATAATTACTCTCTTGGGGCCTGAGCCGTTAGAGCATATAACGACTGCACCTGATTATGAACATTATATCAATAAGCAGTTAATGCCTATTGCAGATGCTATCCTCCCCTTTATACAAGATGATTTTTCAACCTTGTTAAACGGACAAATGACACTCTCATTTTAA
- the rluA gene encoding bifunctional tRNA pseudouridine(32) synthase/23S rRNA pseudouridine(746) synthase RluA yields the protein MMEVYNPPTDPWLHVLYQDEHIIAVNKPSGLLSVPGKAPEHNDSIMSRIKGEFPHAECVHRLDMATSGVIVVALNKEAERELKRQFREREPKKTYIARVWGHIEKEEGLIDLPLICDWPNRPKQKVCHETGKAAQTFYEVLEYEENATRVKLSPITGRSHQLRVHMLALGHPILGDRFYAHPQARAMAPRLQLHAQELFITHPAFRSPIHFECLADF from the coding sequence ATGATGGAAGTGTATAACCCGCCAACTGATCCTTGGTTACATGTTTTATATCAAGATGAGCATATTATCGCCGTTAATAAACCCAGCGGATTACTGTCAGTGCCGGGCAAAGCCCCCGAGCATAACGACAGTATAATGTCGCGCATTAAAGGCGAATTTCCTCATGCTGAGTGTGTTCACCGCCTTGATATGGCAACCAGTGGCGTTATCGTTGTTGCACTCAATAAAGAAGCTGAGCGTGAACTAAAGCGTCAATTTCGTGAACGCGAACCTAAAAAAACCTATATCGCACGCGTTTGGGGACATATTGAAAAAGAAGAGGGATTGATTGATTTACCTTTGATTTGCGATTGGCCTAATCGACCAAAACAAAAAGTCTGTCATGAGACAGGGAAAGCGGCACAAACTTTTTATGAAGTGTTGGAATATGAAGAGAATGCGACAAGAGTAAAACTTTCACCTATTACTGGGCGTTCACATCAATTGCGGGTACATATGTTAGCGTTGGGGCATCCTATTTTAGGGGATCGCTTTTATGCACATCCGCAGGCAAGAGCAATGGCACCTCGCCTGCAGTTACATGCTCAGGAATTATTTATTACGCATCCTGCTTTCCGATCCCCGATACATTTTGAATGCCTTGCCGATTTTTAG
- the rapA gene encoding RNA polymerase-associated protein RapA produces MPFTLGQRWISDTESELGLGTVVAVDARMVTLLFPACGENRLYSRHDAPITRVMFNAGDTVTSHEGWKLAIDNVVEDNGLLIYHGVRLDTEEPAQLREVFLDNKLTFNKPQDRLFAGQIDRMDRFALRYRARKFMSEQFKQAQSGLRGIRASLIPHQLYIANEVGKRHNPRVLLADEVGLGKTIEAGMIIHQQLMDGRAERVLIIVPESLQHQWLVEMLRRFNLRFSLFDDSRYSESLLDSDNPFETEQMIICSLDFVRKNKQRFEHLVEATWDMLVVDEAHHLVWSEDAPSREYQVIEELAESIPSVLLLTATPEQLGQESHFARLRLLDPSRFHDYNEFINEQQKYRPVADAVTILLSEDDLNTEQQNIISEMISEQDVEPLLKAANTQGEERTKSRQELIHMLMDRHGTGRLLFRNTRSGVKGFPNRLLHAIKLPLPTQYQTAIKVAEIMAAKKSLEVRAKEMLYPERIYQEFEGENATWWNFDPRVEWLLGFLTANRHEKVLVICAQASTALQLEQVLREREGIRAAVFHEGMSLLERDRAAAYFASEEEGAQVLLCSEIGSEGRNFQFANQLVMFDLPFNPDLLEQRIGRLDRIGQNRDIDISIPYLEGTAQSVLLRWFHEGLDAFEHTCPTGRTIYDSQYNALINYLAQPNELADFDEFIVACRKQHDEMKRKLEQGRDRLLEMHSNGGEVGVELAGEIAAQDNDPELVNFALNLFDIVGINQEDRSDSLIILTPSDHMLVPDFPGLPQDGCTITFDREQALSREDTQFISWEHPIIRNGLDLILSGDTGSCAVSLLKNKALPVGTLLVELIYVIEAQAPKHLHLSRFLPATPVRLLLDLKGNNLASQVEFESFNRQLNAVNRHTSSKLVNAVQSEVHHVLKASEPLMEVEAKGLIQKAKEEADRVLTHELSRLNALRAVNPNIRDDEVEAIENERTHILNHLDEATWRLDSIRLIVVTHQ; encoded by the coding sequence ATGCCTTTTACTCTTGGTCAACGTTGGATTAGCGATACTGAAAGCGAGCTTGGACTGGGTACTGTTGTGGCAGTTGATGCCCGCATGGTCACCTTACTTTTTCCTGCCTGTGGTGAAAACCGCCTTTACTCCCGTCATGATGCACCCATAACGCGGGTGATGTTCAATGCAGGAGATACCGTTACCAGTCACGAAGGTTGGAAACTCGCCATCGATAACGTTGTAGAAGATAACGGCCTACTTATCTACCATGGTGTACGTTTAGACACTGAAGAGCCCGCACAATTACGCGAAGTGTTCTTAGATAACAAACTCACTTTTAATAAGCCTCAAGATCGCCTTTTTGCAGGCCAAATCGATCGAATGGATCGCTTTGCATTACGCTACCGCGCTCGTAAATTTATGAGCGAACAGTTTAAGCAAGCACAAAGTGGTTTACGTGGTATTCGTGCGAGCCTTATTCCTCATCAGCTCTATATTGCTAATGAAGTGGGAAAGCGTCATAACCCTCGCGTATTATTAGCTGATGAAGTGGGTTTAGGTAAAACGATAGAAGCGGGTATGATTATCCACCAACAACTCATGGATGGTCGTGCAGAGCGCGTGTTGATTATTGTGCCTGAAAGCTTACAGCATCAGTGGTTAGTTGAAATGTTACGCCGTTTCAACCTGCGTTTCTCTCTATTTGATGATAGCCGTTATAGTGAATCTTTATTAGATAGCGATAATCCATTTGAAACAGAACAGATGATCATCTGTTCTTTAGATTTTGTACGTAAAAATAAGCAACGATTTGAACATTTGGTTGAAGCAACATGGGATATGTTAGTTGTCGATGAAGCACATCACCTTGTTTGGAGTGAAGATGCGCCAAGTCGTGAATATCAAGTCATTGAAGAGTTAGCAGAATCTATTCCTTCTGTATTGCTATTAACGGCAACCCCAGAGCAATTAGGCCAAGAAAGCCACTTCGCCCGTTTACGTCTGCTTGATCCAAGTCGTTTTCATGACTACAACGAATTTATTAATGAGCAACAAAAGTATCGCCCTGTTGCCGATGCGGTCACTATTTTGCTATCAGAAGATGATTTAAATACCGAACAACAAAACATCATCAGTGAAATGATCAGCGAGCAAGATGTTGAGCCATTACTGAAAGCGGCAAATACGCAAGGTGAAGAACGAACTAAATCTCGTCAAGAACTGATCCATATGCTAATGGACAGACACGGAACGGGGCGTTTGTTATTCCGTAACACCCGTTCTGGTGTTAAAGGTTTCCCAAATCGCTTACTTCACGCGATAAAACTGCCATTACCAACACAATATCAAACCGCAATTAAAGTGGCTGAGATTATGGCCGCGAAAAAGAGCCTCGAAGTTCGAGCAAAAGAGATGCTCTATCCTGAACGTATTTACCAAGAGTTCGAAGGTGAAAACGCAACATGGTGGAACTTTGATCCTCGTGTTGAATGGTTATTGGGTTTCTTAACTGCAAATCGCCATGAAAAAGTACTCGTAATTTGTGCGCAAGCATCAACAGCACTGCAATTAGAACAAGTTTTACGTGAGCGTGAAGGTATTCGCGCGGCCGTCTTCCACGAGGGGATGTCATTACTTGAACGCGATCGCGCAGCGGCTTATTTCGCTTCCGAAGAAGAAGGTGCTCAAGTTCTGCTATGTTCAGAAATCGGATCGGAAGGACGTAACTTCCAGTTTGCTAATCAGCTGGTTATGTTTGACCTTCCATTTAACCCAGATTTACTAGAACAACGTATTGGCCGCCTCGATCGTATTGGTCAAAATCGAGACATTGATATTAGCATTCCTTATCTTGAAGGTACTGCTCAATCCGTATTATTGCGCTGGTTCCATGAAGGGTTAGATGCCTTTGAGCATACTTGTCCAACCGGTCGCACTATTTATGACAGCCAATATAATGCTCTCATCAATTATCTTGCACAGCCTAATGAATTAGCTGATTTTGATGAATTTATTGTCGCTTGTCGTAAACAACATGATGAAATGAAACGCAAACTTGAACAAGGTCGCGACCGTCTATTAGAAATGCATTCTAACGGTGGTGAAGTTGGCGTTGAATTAGCCGGTGAAATTGCAGCTCAAGATAACGATCCTGAGTTAGTGAACTTTGCACTGAACTTGTTTGATATCGTCGGTATTAATCAAGAAGATCGTAGTGATAGCTTAATTATTTTAACGCCATCGGATCATATGTTAGTCCCTGATTTTCCAGGATTACCACAAGATGGTTGTACTATCACATTTGATAGAGAGCAAGCGCTATCACGTGAAGATACCCAGTTTATTAGTTGGGAACACCCAATTATCCGTAATGGCTTAGATTTAATTTTATCTGGTGATACAGGAAGTTGTGCTGTTTCTTTATTAAAAAATAAAGCATTGCCAGTGGGAACCCTGTTAGTTGAATTGATTTATGTCATAGAGGCACAAGCCCCTAAACATCTTCATTTAAGTCGTTTCTTACCTGCGACACCAGTTCGCTTATTACTTGATCTAAAAGGTAATAATCTTGCTTCTCAAGTTGAGTTTGAAAGCTTTAACCGCCAATTAAACGCGGTTAATCGTCATACTTCAAGTAAACTGGTCAATGCGGTACAAAGTGAAGTTCACCATGTACTTAAAGCCTCTGAACCGCTAATGGAAGTCGAAGCCAAAGGACTTATCCAAAAAGCGAAAGAAGAGGCCGATCGCGTGCTAACTCATGAATTATCTCGCTTAAACGCTTTACGTGCGGTAAATCCTAATATTCGTGATGACGAAGTCGAAGCAATTGAAAATGAACGTACTCATATTCTTAACCATTTAGATGAAGCAACATGGCGTTTAGATTCAATTCGCCTCATTGTTGTTACCCACCAATAA
- the thiQ gene encoding thiamine ABC transporter ATP-binding protein ThiQ: MIKLEQLAYTYEHQHLLFNLTVNAGERIAVLGPSGAGKSTLLSLIAGFLPSEQGSLFLNGQDHTKTVPAKRPISMLFQDNNLFPHLTVRQNIGLGLNPGLKLTGTQKALLESRAEQVALSEYLERLPSQLSGGQRQRVAIARCLVREQPILLLDEPFSALDPALRIEMLALLEQLCREKALTLLMVSHSLEDAAKIASRAIVIDNGMIVYDGNTQSLINGEVDQSLILGIPFN; the protein is encoded by the coding sequence ATGATTAAATTAGAGCAGCTTGCTTACACTTATGAACACCAACATCTCTTATTTAATCTCACGGTTAATGCAGGAGAACGCATTGCCGTGTTAGGACCGAGTGGTGCCGGTAAAAGTACATTACTCAGTTTAATCGCAGGATTTTTACCATCAGAACAGGGGAGTCTGTTTCTTAATGGTCAAGATCATACAAAAACAGTACCTGCTAAACGCCCTATTTCCATGTTATTTCAGGATAATAATCTATTCCCTCATTTAACTGTAAGGCAAAATATTGGCTTGGGGTTAAATCCAGGCTTAAAGCTGACTGGCACTCAAAAAGCACTATTAGAAAGTCGGGCAGAACAAGTGGCGCTCAGCGAATATCTTGAACGCTTACCTTCTCAATTATCAGGAGGTCAGCGTCAACGTGTTGCTATTGCACGTTGTCTTGTTCGTGAACAACCTATTTTGTTACTTGATGAGCCTTTTTCTGCACTTGATCCCGCTTTACGTATTGAAATGTTGGCACTACTTGAGCAACTCTGCCGTGAAAAAGCGTTAACCTTATTGATGGTTTCTCATAGCTTAGAAGATGCTGCAAAAATTGCCTCAAGAGCGATTGTGATAGATAACGGTATGATTGTGTATGATGGAAATACGCAATCACTAATAAATGGTGAAGTGGATCAATCACTTATTTTAGGTATCCCGTTTAATTAA